ACTTGGTCAATTGTGTAAGGGCATGCATCCGAATTTAGCGTAAGCCTAAAAAAAATAATACGCACGGCGGCAACAGGAGCAAACATGAAAGCATTTCTGAAAAGACTGGTATTTCTCATTATCTTTATTCTTGCGGTCGGTGCTGGTATCTGTGTATATCTCCTCCAAGCCCCTCCGGTTGAGCAGAAAAAGGTACCGAAACTCCAAATTCACACACGGACAGCACTACGCGGAAGACCTACGGTTGACTCGAAACCGATTCGTTACACCAAAGATGTTTACCGCTTTAGTCTAGATCGACAATACATTAGCAACCTGAATAGCGGTAAATTGGAGCGTGAACTTCTATTTACAGCGGGATTGGCGCATCGCGCAAGATTGAAAACAGAACGTTTGGATGCGTCTTTGAAGACCGAAACGAATTGGCAAAAGATGTTTGCAGATATGACAAAAGACATCCGATTCCGTCCGAGCGCATCCCCTATTGAAGTCTTACTAAGTGGCGAAGAGTGGCTACTCAGGGACACCACAGGTGCAGCTTACACAGTTGTAAAAACTGATAGCAACGTTGAGGTATATCTTCCCGATTTAAGGGAGGCGTTCGAGACAAACAAAAAAGCACCAATTTCACTCTCAAAGGACTTAGAAATCTCCACTAAACAGACTAACAGGCGGTGGCTCATCAAGGATAACGGATATAAGCAAGCTTACAGTGTTGTGAACGGCGAAGGGAAACTCAACGTTTTCCAGCAATCGAAGTTTGAAATTCTGATGTTCCTGTTTGAGACGGATGCGGCATTGCAGGATTCGCTTGCTCAAGGAAAGTTACCTTCCAAATTGCTCCAAGAATTTGTTGCGGAGAAGATACCGCTATCGCGACGGGCGCGGGTGTCAGCAGGCGAAGATGGCATGAGTTGGCAAATCAGCAGCCCTCCGCTGAAATATAATATTCGAAGTGAGAACAACCGATTGAAGGTTTATCTCGATCTTGAAAGCAGATGGCTCCGTGTCAAGATTGATAACAGCACAGAGGGGTGGGTGCAAAGCGAGCGCGGGACGATTTTTGAACCACCTCCACCGACGCTTAGCTCACGTCAGCAAGCCAAGGAACGGCTTCTCGTACTTATTGACGAGTTAAAAGAGAGTCGGGCTTTCCAATGGATAAAATGATAAAACCCAAGGTACTACGTCCGGGTAGCCGTATCGCGGCGATTTCGCTCTCTTGGGGTGGTCCCGGCACTGTTCCCTACCGCTACGAGATAGGCAAACGTCAACTTGAAGAAGAATTCGGCGTGACGGTTATCGAAACAGAGCACGCTTTGCGCAATGCAGTCTATCTTTCCAAAAACCCGAAAGCGCGTGCCGACGATTTGATGGCGGCTTTTGCCGATGAGACGATCGACGGCATTATCTCAACGATCGGCGGTGAAGATTCCATCCGCACTCTCCCATACCTCGATTTGGATCTGATTCGGAATAACCCCAAGGTTTTTATGGGCTATTCGGATACAACTATATCACACGCTGTCTGTTTTAAAGTGGGTCTCGTGTCGTTCTACGGTCCCGCGTTTATGACAGGGTTTGCTGAGAATGGCGGGATGTTTCCGTATATGGTGGATTCCGTCCGACGCACCCTCTTTTCTACCAAACCGATTGGCGTTATTGAACCGAACCGCACAGGGTGGACAGGAAAACCAATCCATTCGTCGAAAATTGGAGCCGTGTACCGGCTGGAAATTTCATCAGGACGAAGGGGTCATTGAAGGGCAACTTTTCGGGGGCTGTGTTGAGGTTTTGGACTGGCTCCGCGGTACTGACTTCTTTCCTTCTGCTAAGGATCTTCGAGGTGCCGTTCTCTTCTTGGAAACTTCGGAAGAAGCACCGCCACCGTCGCTTCTAACGGAATTTGTGAGATGCCTCGCAGCAATGGATATTCTCGAAGCCGGTGGCGGTGTTGATCCGGACACTTTCCACGAGTACGAGGATGCACTCTGTAAAGCGGTTCGTGAGGAGTATGGGTTAAACGATATGCCGATTGTCACCAATATGGACTTCGGACACACCGATCCGATGTTCGTGCTTCCGATAGGCATGAAGATTCGTATTGACTCCACAAAGCAGGAAATCGCTATTGAGGAGGCAGCGGTCATTAAAAACTGAAACAGGTTAGCCAAGGCATGTAGCAATGCAGCAACGGCGTATTGCGGATCCGATAATATCCACGTTTCTAACAAAAGAGTCTGATTGCACGCTTGGCGATAAATTAAAAGGGTTAGTCAAAGCATGTAGCAATGCAACAACGGTGCATTGCGGATTTGAGAAGGAACCTACACTTTGCCAAGAAATTCTGATTGCACGCTTGGCGATAAATTAAAAATTCTTTTTTTATCGCCGACCGTGCCATTTCCCCTCACCGATGGCGGACGCATTCGGGTGTTTAATCTCCTCAAACAGATTGCCACGAAAAACAGTGTGACCCTGCTCGCCTTGGAGACGCAACCCACAGATGCAGAAGGCGTTGCGCAGCTCCAGCAGTTAGGCATTCAAGTTCACCTCGTCCCAAACGCGCCGACACTCCCACCCGTATCGTTTGGCACGCTCGTCACTGCGTTGCTCAAACGACAACCGATCACCGTTGCGCGCTATGACCTCCCTGCCTATCGTCAGAAGTTCAAAGAATTGCTCGCGACCGGAGCTTTTGATCTCGTTCACTACGAAATGTTTCACACAGCGCAATTCTATCCGGAAGCACGCCTGCCCAGTGTGCTTTCACAACAGAACGTCGATTCCGCGATCTGGCGGCGGCTCTGCGGTGAGACTGCTAACCCGTTTTATAAGTTCGCGTATTGGACGCAACAACTCGCATTTCAACGGTATGAGCGGGTGCTAAGTCCGAAATTCGATGCGGTGACGTGTACCTCTGACATCGACGCCGCCGTATTCCAGCGGCACTGTGCGAGAGATGCTATTGAGATAATCCCGAACGGTGTCGATGTTACGCACTACCTACCAGATTCTTCCTCTGAAGCTCCGGCACATCTCATCTATATCGGGAGTATGGACTGGTACCCGAATGAGGATGCTGTTAGTTTCTTTGCGGATGAGGTCTTGCCACGGATTCAGGAGCGTGTCCCAGACGTTAGATTTTCGATTGTCGGTGGAAATCCGTCGGCGCGCGTCCAAAAGTTAGCGGAGAGAAAAGGAGTCGCTGTTAATGGACGTGTCCCAGAGATCAAGCCCTACTTCGCCGAGGCGACGGTTTTTGTCGTCCCGTTGCGGATCGGAAGCGGCACTCGCCTGAAAATCCTTGAGGCGTTGGCGATGGGCAAGGCGATTGTCTCTACCTCAGTCGGTGCGGAGGGGTTAGATCTCAAAGATGGTGAAGAGATCTTCATCGCTGACGAACCCACCGTCTTTGCCGACGCGGTCACCCGATTGCTCACAGATGCGTCGCTTCGCCGTCGGATCGGTGAAAACGGACGCGCCCGTGTGGAACGAGATTACGATTGGCGGAGTATCGGCGAGAA
This region of Candidatus Poribacteria bacterium genomic DNA includes:
- a CDS encoding glycosyltransferase; translated protein: MPRNSDCTLGDKLKILFLSPTVPFPLTDGGRIRVFNLLKQIATKNSVTLLALETQPTDAEGVAQLQQLGIQVHLVPNAPTLPPVSFGTLVTALLKRQPITVARYDLPAYRQKFKELLATGAFDLVHYEMFHTAQFYPEARLPSVLSQQNVDSAIWRRLCGETANPFYKFAYWTQQLAFQRYERVLSPKFDAVTCTSDIDAAVFQRHCARDAIEIIPNGVDVTHYLPDSSSEAPAHLIYIGSMDWYPNEDAVSFFADEVLPRIQERVPDVRFSIVGGNPSARVQKLAERKGVAVNGRVPEIKPYFAEATVFVVPLRIGSGTRLKILEALAMGKAIVSTSVGAEGLDLKDGEEIFIADEPTVFADAVTRLLTDASLRRRIGENGRARVERDYDWRSIGEKLHQLYTKILG